One genomic window of Candidatus Nitrospira nitrosa includes the following:
- a CDS encoding amylo-alpha-1,6-glucosidase, with amino-acid sequence MRIGKEECQDPDRALSLEWLETNGCGGFASGTVAGANTRRYHGLLLVATPQQNHRYVLVNHLEEWLHLDGGAISISANLYPGVIHPQGYRHCISFSSTPWPTWTFRFDDRTVSREIFCVRGQGTVVVRWRLLTPTTDSIELRVRPMLTGRDYHALHHDNGALAPAAAITEQWVTWQPYQGLPAVHCGHTGSYHHLPDWYRNVQFPLERERGLDFQEDWWSPGELLFHLEPGGEQALALTSEGGDDIEIGELIRKERVRRMKHHQAAKDADRFAEALRRGADTFLVRQGSKQTVIAGYPWFADWGRDTFISLPGLFLVTGQYKVAWDIIASFVPFVSEGMVPNRFPDHGHDPEYNAIDASLWFIYAVDRYLAYSKDSKRVRAVVWPAIKQILDGYRQGTRYNIKMDNDGLISGGMPGIQLTWMDAKIGDWVVTPRHGKPVEIQVLWIRALQVGVRLAAQFGERAYAADCRRDRTRALTSFRTRFWYQRGQYLYDTIDGPEGDDPSIRPNQVYAISLCDDLLKKEQAMRVLQLVKEQLLTPVGLRTLSPRDNRYRPRYEGGPRERDSAYHQGTVWPFLLGAFVTAWLNTFGRTSRIKREARSFLNGIEANLHETCLDHISEIFDGDHPHTPRGCPAQAWSLAEPLRAMVEDLGLRTTPDPVNSVRQKRPTVS; translated from the coding sequence ATGCGGATCGGCAAAGAAGAATGCCAAGATCCCGATCGTGCGCTGAGTCTGGAATGGTTGGAGACGAATGGGTGTGGGGGATTTGCGTCGGGCACGGTGGCCGGTGCTAATACGCGTCGCTATCATGGCTTGTTGCTTGTGGCGACACCTCAGCAGAACCATCGCTACGTGCTGGTCAATCACTTGGAGGAATGGCTTCATCTGGATGGCGGCGCAATTTCAATTTCGGCGAATCTGTATCCCGGTGTGATCCATCCTCAAGGGTATCGTCACTGCATCTCCTTCTCATCGACGCCTTGGCCAACCTGGACGTTTAGGTTCGACGATCGAACAGTCAGCCGGGAAATCTTCTGCGTGCGAGGCCAGGGCACGGTTGTGGTGCGCTGGAGACTCCTCACTCCAACCACGGATTCAATCGAACTACGGGTACGTCCGATGCTCACGGGTCGTGACTATCATGCCCTGCACCATGACAACGGAGCCCTTGCCCCTGCGGCAGCGATCACCGAGCAGTGGGTGACCTGGCAGCCTTACCAGGGTCTTCCGGCCGTGCATTGCGGACATACCGGAAGCTACCACCATCTCCCCGATTGGTATCGGAATGTGCAGTTCCCTCTGGAACGGGAACGCGGGCTTGATTTTCAGGAAGACTGGTGGTCTCCAGGAGAATTGCTGTTCCACTTGGAACCTGGTGGGGAGCAGGCTCTCGCTCTGACCAGCGAGGGGGGTGACGATATTGAGATCGGAGAACTCATTCGCAAAGAACGTGTCAGGCGTATGAAACATCACCAGGCCGCGAAGGATGCAGACCGCTTTGCCGAAGCACTTCGGCGAGGTGCCGATACATTCTTGGTTCGCCAAGGTTCGAAGCAGACGGTGATTGCCGGATATCCTTGGTTCGCAGATTGGGGGCGAGACACGTTCATCTCATTGCCTGGCCTCTTTCTTGTGACCGGACAGTACAAGGTCGCCTGGGACATTATTGCATCTTTCGTTCCCTTTGTGTCGGAGGGCATGGTTCCGAATCGCTTCCCTGATCATGGCCACGACCCTGAATACAATGCCATCGATGCGTCCCTCTGGTTTATCTACGCCGTCGATCGCTATCTGGCGTACAGCAAGGATTCGAAACGAGTACGAGCCGTTGTCTGGCCGGCCATCAAACAGATTCTCGATGGCTATCGTCAAGGCACAAGATACAATATCAAAATGGATAACGATGGGCTGATTTCGGGAGGGATGCCGGGGATACAACTGACATGGATGGATGCCAAAATCGGGGATTGGGTCGTCACACCACGGCATGGAAAGCCGGTAGAGATTCAAGTCTTGTGGATTCGGGCATTGCAAGTCGGCGTTCGTTTGGCCGCACAGTTTGGTGAGCGAGCCTATGCGGCTGATTGCCGGAGAGATAGAACACGAGCCCTCACATCCTTTCGTACACGATTCTGGTACCAGCGCGGACAGTATCTATACGATACCATTGATGGACCAGAGGGAGACGATCCCTCGATCCGCCCCAATCAAGTGTATGCCATTTCCCTGTGCGATGATTTGCTGAAGAAGGAGCAGGCCATGCGGGTGCTTCAGCTCGTCAAGGAACAGCTCCTCACTCCTGTGGGTCTTCGAACGCTGTCACCGCGAGACAATCGGTATCGGCCACGCTATGAAGGAGGACCGAGAGAACGCGATAGTGCGTACCATCAGGGAACCGTTTGGCCGTTTCTGTTGGGCGCTTTTGTGACTGCCTGGCTGAACACGTTCGGGCGCACTTCCAGGATAAAACGTGAGGCGCGGTCATTTCTAAATGGGATAGAAGCAAATCTACATGAGACGTGTCTGGATCATATATCGGAGATTTTCGACGGGGACCATCCACATACTCCACGCGGCTGTCCTGCGCAGGCCTGGTCGCTGGCAGAACCGCTTCGCGCCATGGTTGAAGATCTTGGATTGCGAACCACACCTGATCCAGTCAACTCCGTTCGACAGAAGCGGCCCACTGTTTCATAA
- a CDS encoding MGH1-like glycoside hydrolase domain-containing protein, with protein sequence MAKAVKRSSRSQTLHGAERQRLEEDALRKQHWKRWGPYLSERAWGTVREDYSPYGTAWESFPHDHARSRAYRWNEDGLAGVSDRHQYICFAIALWNGRDPILKERVFGVTGNEGNHGEDVKEYYFYLDSTPTHSYMKYLCKYPQLEFPYARLAEENRRRGRRDGEYELIDTGVFDEDRYFDVVVEYAKRTPEELFIRIQVTNRGPDRAELTLLPTLWFRNTWSWGLDARRPRMREGATANNLSVVQLEHEYYGKRFLWCERKPSLLFTENETNSRRLYGDQDGSRYVKDSFHDYIIHGQTDAVNPGKIGSKAAAQYVLTLAPGESDMVRLCLTNESDPKRVYGKHSDGLFEQRIQEANEFYEELAPAQLSEDAKLVQRQAFAGLLWSKQFYHYDLKRWLVGDPGMPDPPQERLHGRNSDWTHLYNADVISMPDKWEYPWYAAWDLAFHCIPLALVDSTFAKEQLILMLREWYMHPNGQIPAYEWAFGDVNPPVHAWAAWRVYKIEKKRKGVGDHVFLERVFHKLLLNFTWWVNRKDAEGKNIFQGGFLGLDNIGVFDRSAPLPTGGRIEQSDATSWMGMYCLNMLSIALELARDNRAYEDVASKFFEHFVYICRAMNNIGGENIELWNRDDGFFYDVLHLPDGQTCPLKVRSLVGLIPLFAVETLDSELIDQLPRFKHRMQWFIENRPDFSIHVETQSQNGEVRRFLSLVNRSRLKSVLRYMLDEEEFLSPYGIRALSRYHKDHPYVLSLMGREYRVDYEPAESSTGLFGGNSNWRGPIWFPVNYLLIESLQKFHYFLGEEFKVEYPVRSGRFISLNEVASELSRRLTRIFLRDKTGRRPVHGGLRKFQDDPCWRDAIAFYEYFHGDNGTGIGASHQTGWTGLVAKLIQQSGE encoded by the coding sequence ATGGCGAAAGCAGTTAAGCGGTCTTCTCGTTCTCAAACACTCCATGGCGCCGAACGGCAACGGCTGGAAGAAGATGCTCTACGGAAGCAGCATTGGAAGCGCTGGGGGCCATACCTAAGCGAACGGGCTTGGGGGACGGTTCGGGAAGACTACAGTCCTTATGGTACGGCGTGGGAATCGTTTCCTCACGATCATGCTCGCTCTCGTGCCTACCGCTGGAATGAAGACGGGCTCGCCGGGGTCTCGGATCGTCATCAGTACATCTGTTTCGCGATTGCGCTTTGGAATGGACGCGATCCCATTCTAAAGGAGCGAGTGTTCGGAGTCACAGGCAATGAAGGGAATCACGGCGAAGATGTGAAGGAGTATTATTTCTATTTAGATTCAACGCCAACCCATTCATATATGAAGTATCTGTGTAAGTATCCGCAACTTGAATTTCCCTATGCCAGGTTGGCTGAGGAGAATCGCCGGCGGGGGCGACGAGATGGAGAGTACGAGCTCATTGATACGGGTGTGTTTGATGAGGATCGCTATTTCGATGTGGTGGTTGAGTATGCGAAGAGGACACCGGAGGAGCTCTTCATCAGGATCCAGGTTACAAACCGAGGGCCTGACCGCGCTGAACTGACCCTGCTGCCGACTCTCTGGTTCAGAAATACGTGGTCGTGGGGACTCGATGCTCGTCGGCCACGAATGCGTGAAGGAGCCACAGCAAACAATCTCAGTGTCGTTCAGCTGGAGCACGAGTACTACGGGAAGCGGTTTCTCTGGTGTGAGCGAAAACCATCGTTGCTGTTCACTGAAAACGAGACAAACTCCAGACGATTGTACGGAGATCAGGACGGCTCACGGTACGTGAAGGACAGCTTTCATGATTACATCATTCATGGACAGACCGATGCGGTGAATCCCGGGAAGATCGGCTCGAAGGCAGCTGCGCAGTATGTGCTGACGTTGGCTCCTGGGGAATCGGATATGGTTCGGCTTTGTCTGACGAATGAATCTGATCCAAAAAGAGTTTATGGGAAGCACAGCGATGGACTCTTTGAGCAACGGATTCAGGAGGCCAATGAGTTCTATGAGGAACTGGCTCCGGCACAGCTGTCCGAGGACGCGAAGCTCGTTCAACGACAAGCCTTCGCTGGGCTACTATGGAGCAAACAGTTCTACCACTACGACCTCAAGCGCTGGCTTGTGGGTGATCCGGGGATGCCGGATCCGCCTCAAGAACGACTGCATGGGCGAAACTCCGACTGGACACACCTGTACAATGCCGATGTGATCTCAATGCCGGATAAGTGGGAATATCCCTGGTACGCCGCGTGGGATTTAGCATTCCATTGTATTCCGCTGGCCCTTGTCGACTCGACGTTCGCCAAGGAGCAGCTGATTCTCATGCTCCGAGAGTGGTATATGCATCCGAACGGGCAGATTCCTGCCTATGAATGGGCGTTCGGAGACGTCAACCCTCCCGTCCACGCCTGGGCTGCCTGGCGTGTGTATAAGATCGAGAAGAAACGGAAAGGCGTCGGTGATCACGTCTTCCTTGAACGTGTCTTCCATAAGCTCCTTCTGAACTTTACCTGGTGGGTCAATCGGAAAGACGCGGAAGGGAAGAACATCTTTCAAGGAGGGTTTTTAGGGCTGGACAATATCGGAGTTTTTGATCGGAGTGCTCCCCTGCCGACCGGCGGCCGTATCGAACAGTCGGATGCCACCAGTTGGATGGGGATGTATTGCCTCAATATGCTATCGATCGCACTGGAACTGGCACGTGACAATCGAGCATACGAGGATGTGGCCAGCAAGTTTTTTGAGCACTTCGTCTATATCTGCCGGGCTATGAATAACATCGGCGGGGAGAACATTGAGCTGTGGAATCGAGACGATGGATTTTTTTATGACGTCTTGCACCTGCCGGACGGTCAGACCTGTCCACTCAAGGTCCGATCTCTTGTCGGCCTCATCCCGTTGTTTGCCGTCGAAACCTTGGACTCCGAGTTGATCGATCAACTCCCGCGGTTCAAACACCGGATGCAGTGGTTTATTGAAAACCGACCTGATTTCAGTATCCATGTGGAGACCCAGTCCCAGAACGGTGAAGTCCGACGATTTTTATCCCTCGTGAATCGTTCGCGGTTGAAATCGGTGCTGCGATATATGCTGGACGAAGAGGAATTTCTGTCCCCCTATGGTATTCGGGCCCTCTCGCGGTATCACAAGGACCACCCCTATGTGCTCTCTCTCATGGGCCGAGAGTATCGGGTGGACTATGAACCGGCCGAATCGAGTACGGGGCTCTTCGGAGGCAATTCAAACTGGAGGGGGCCCATTTGGTTTCCAGTCAACTATCTCCTCATTGAATCGCTCCAAAAGTTCCATTACTTCCTTGGTGAGGAGTTTAAGGTCGAGTACCCGGTTCGGTCAGGGCGATTCATCTCGTTGAACGAAGTCGCCTCCGAGCTGTCCCGACGACTGACGCGTATTTTTCTTCGTGATAAGACAGGACGCCGTCCCGTGCATGGCGGGCTCAGGAAATTTCAAGACGATCCATGCTGGCGAGATGCCATCGCATTTTACGAGTATTTCCATGGCGACAATGGGACTGGGATTGGAGCAAGTCATCAGACAGGATGGACCGGCTTAGTCGCCAAGCTTATCCAGCAGAGCGGGGAGTAG
- a CDS encoding right-handed parallel beta-helix repeat-containing protein: MFRVLLIVVMCSFAGAETAMAETEGVVPSPRTITVALDGSGEFSSIQEAVDSAGKGDTVLIKAGVYPQDLTVHSKEKIKIIGVGIGQVVLQGRGQMVGVLHVGKWPYGATDIEISGLTINEHGGHALGLFNGNRIVLRQLHVKGMVFSQQVQDVRIEDCIIGGSETTGAHFSDSHATLVGNFIHDNDYGINVTGESSVRFERNVITRSLFEAVVIGDQAAAVLVNNTLVKNGGGATFLGASRIEAMGNIVSFNKVGFLIAPSSQIRIGYNLLFNGEADYMRVGSPNRPAPELRAKSDIFVDPRFVDAERDDFRLPSDTTLLNVGGFRYLGALPPHRPVSAQ; this comes from the coding sequence ATGTTTCGAGTTCTGCTGATCGTTGTCATGTGTTCGTTCGCCGGTGCCGAGACTGCTATGGCCGAGACAGAGGGCGTGGTCCCTAGTCCGCGGACGATCACCGTTGCCTTGGACGGTTCAGGCGAGTTCTCATCGATACAAGAGGCGGTGGACAGTGCCGGGAAGGGTGATACGGTATTGATTAAGGCTGGCGTCTATCCCCAGGACCTGACCGTCCATAGTAAGGAAAAAATCAAGATCATCGGTGTTGGGATTGGACAGGTTGTTCTGCAAGGGCGAGGGCAGATGGTAGGCGTTCTCCATGTGGGGAAATGGCCTTATGGTGCCACGGATATTGAGATCAGCGGTCTGACGATCAATGAGCATGGCGGACATGCGCTCGGCCTTTTTAATGGCAACCGCATCGTGCTCCGTCAACTTCATGTCAAGGGCATGGTCTTCAGCCAACAGGTTCAGGACGTTCGAATAGAAGACTGCATTATTGGCGGAAGCGAGACAACAGGCGCGCACTTTTCCGACTCTCACGCTACCCTGGTTGGGAATTTCATCCATGACAACGATTATGGTATCAACGTCACCGGCGAGTCGTCGGTTCGATTTGAGCGCAATGTCATTACAAGAAGTCTTTTTGAGGCTGTCGTCATCGGTGATCAGGCTGCTGCCGTGTTAGTGAACAATACCTTGGTGAAGAACGGCGGTGGCGCGACATTTCTCGGTGCCTCGCGGATCGAGGCCATGGGGAACATCGTGAGTTTCAATAAGGTCGGCTTTCTGATCGCCCCATCGAGTCAGATTCGTATTGGGTACAACTTGCTCTTCAACGGCGAGGCTGACTATATGAGAGTTGGTTCGCCGAATCGTCCCGCCCCGGAACTGAGGGCCAAGTCCGATATCTTTGTGGATCCTCGGTTTGTTGATGCGGAGCGTGATGACTTTCGTCTCCCGTCCGATACCACGCTTCTCAATGTAGGGGGATTTCGCTACCTTGGAGCGCTCCCCCCTCACCGACCTGTATCAGCTCAGTAG
- the coaE gene encoding dephospho-CoA kinase (Dephospho-CoA kinase (CoaE) performs the final step in coenzyme A biosynthesis.): MILIGLTGGVATGKSTVAQMFKQCGAVVIDADALAREVVQPDKPAWRDVVRTFSKKVLNPDRTINRQALGSIVFRYPAKRRRLERIIHPRVAREQQRLTREAARKDPTAVVLYDVPLLFEAGIDKRVQKIIVVTADQQTQIARLKKRNGLSRAEALRRIRSQMPLAKKAQMADLVIDGTVSRAVGRRRVQEAFAILSQWATSKSRF; the protein is encoded by the coding sequence ATGATCCTCATAGGGCTCACAGGTGGAGTGGCCACAGGAAAGAGCACCGTGGCACAGATGTTCAAACAATGCGGAGCCGTGGTCATTGATGCCGATGCCTTGGCACGAGAGGTCGTCCAGCCTGACAAACCGGCATGGAGGGACGTTGTTCGTACATTTAGCAAGAAAGTTCTGAATCCCGATCGAACGATCAACCGACAAGCCCTCGGGTCGATCGTCTTCAGATATCCAGCAAAACGACGCCGACTAGAACGCATCATCCATCCTCGCGTAGCCCGCGAGCAACAACGACTGACCAGAGAAGCCGCCAGAAAAGATCCGACCGCCGTTGTGCTCTATGATGTTCCCCTTCTCTTCGAAGCCGGCATCGACAAGCGAGTGCAGAAGATCATCGTGGTCACTGCAGATCAACAGACTCAAATCGCCCGCCTTAAGAAGCGTAATGGTCTCTCACGAGCTGAAGCCCTTCGGCGCATTCGCAGCCAGATGCCACTGGCGAAAAAGGCCCAGATGGCCGATCTCGTCATTGACGGAACAGTGTCTCGTGCGGTTGGGAGGAGGCGGGTTCAGGAAGCATTTGCGATACTGTCGCAATGGGCAACCTCCAAGTCTCGCTTCTAA
- the trxB gene encoding thioredoxin-disulfide reductase: MQNVVIIGSGPAGLTAAIYTARANLSPLLIEGWQSGGQLTTTTDVENYPGFAKGIMGPELMKEMRAQAERFGSEFVTGDVTAVDFTERPFSITIDGERAVHTKTVIIATGASAIQMGLPNEKRLTGHGVSTCATCDGFFFRGKELVVVGGGDSAIEEATFLTKFATKVSIVHRRDKLRASKIMQQRAMNNEKIAFVWNTVVEDILGSEVVTGVRLKNVVTGKTTERSCAGVFVAIGHRPNTALFTGQLDMDEKGYIRTHQGTGTSVPGVFAAGDVQDSHYRQAITAAGTGCMAAIDAERLLEST; the protein is encoded by the coding sequence ATGCAGAACGTCGTCATCATCGGGTCAGGACCGGCCGGGTTAACCGCTGCGATCTATACGGCACGAGCAAACCTGTCTCCCCTGCTCATCGAAGGTTGGCAATCGGGCGGTCAACTCACGACAACGACGGACGTCGAAAATTACCCCGGATTCGCGAAGGGCATCATGGGCCCTGAGCTGATGAAAGAGATGCGTGCGCAAGCCGAGCGGTTCGGCTCGGAGTTTGTGACCGGGGATGTCACCGCAGTTGATTTCACTGAGCGTCCATTTAGCATCACAATCGACGGTGAACGCGCCGTTCACACCAAAACCGTCATCATCGCCACCGGCGCGTCCGCCATTCAGATGGGACTTCCGAATGAGAAACGCCTCACGGGTCACGGCGTCTCCACCTGCGCCACCTGTGATGGATTTTTCTTCCGTGGCAAGGAATTGGTAGTCGTCGGCGGTGGAGACAGTGCGATAGAAGAAGCGACCTTTCTGACCAAATTCGCAACAAAGGTTTCGATTGTGCACCGACGCGACAAGCTACGGGCATCAAAAATCATGCAACAACGGGCGATGAACAACGAGAAGATCGCCTTCGTTTGGAATACCGTGGTTGAGGATATTCTGGGCAGCGAGGTCGTCACCGGCGTACGCCTCAAGAATGTCGTCACCGGAAAAACGACGGAGCGCTCCTGCGCCGGCGTTTTTGTGGCCATCGGCCATCGGCCAAACACGGCACTCTTCACCGGCCAACTCGACATGGACGAAAAGGGCTATATCCGAACGCATCAGGGCACAGGGACAAGCGTACCAGGCGTGTTTGCGGCCGGAGACGTACAAGACTCCCATTACCGCCAAGCTATTACAGCCGCCGGTACCGGCTGTATGGCGGCAATCGATGCAGAGCGGCTCCTGGAAAGTACGTAA
- the thiI gene encoding tRNA uracil 4-sulfurtransferase ThiI — MRTAIVHYHELALKGRNRDSFEQCLVDNIRTSLSDLDIRRVDNLHSRIRITLPSEADPDTVRGRLARVCGIANFSLGHTLPLQLSAPNLDVLVSTLLDELRSKSFETFRVTARRADKRLVLTSMDVEKIVGAAICHSTGKKVSLKSPDLTIYVELLSKDAFCSVEKTEGPGGMPVGVSGKVACLISGGIDSPVAAYRLIKRGCQASFIHFSGRPLVSRASEEKVRDLVQTLTQYQYHSRLYVVPFGEIQREIVLNAPAPFRIVLYRRMMIRITEELARREQCWALVTGDSLGQVASQTPQNICAIEDAAELPILRPLIGMDKREIIDEARRLGTYETSIEPDQDCCKLFVPPHPSTKTRLDDVLRIERMLDISSLVKRGLDNAELTELSFPSSGG; from the coding sequence ATGAGAACCGCCATTGTTCATTATCATGAGCTCGCGCTCAAAGGCCGAAATCGGGACTCATTTGAGCAGTGTTTGGTCGACAATATCCGGACGTCTCTGAGTGATCTCGATATTCGACGGGTCGACAACCTCCACAGCCGGATCCGTATCACGCTTCCGTCAGAAGCCGATCCAGATACGGTACGAGGCCGACTCGCACGGGTCTGTGGTATCGCCAATTTCTCGTTAGGCCACACCCTCCCTCTCCAGCTCTCAGCCCCAAACCTCGATGTATTGGTATCGACCCTTCTCGATGAACTCCGATCCAAGTCATTTGAGACTTTTCGAGTCACAGCCCGTCGCGCCGACAAACGGTTAGTCCTGACCTCTATGGACGTCGAGAAAATAGTCGGGGCAGCAATCTGTCACTCCACTGGCAAGAAGGTCAGCCTCAAGAGCCCCGACCTCACCATTTATGTTGAGCTTCTGTCAAAAGACGCGTTCTGCTCCGTAGAAAAGACAGAAGGACCAGGAGGAATGCCCGTCGGTGTCAGCGGGAAGGTGGCCTGTCTCATCTCGGGTGGGATCGATTCGCCGGTCGCCGCCTACCGTCTCATCAAACGAGGCTGCCAAGCCTCATTCATTCACTTTTCTGGCCGACCGTTGGTCAGCCGAGCTTCTGAAGAGAAGGTCCGCGACCTTGTGCAGACGCTGACCCAGTATCAATATCACTCACGTCTCTATGTCGTCCCCTTTGGAGAAATTCAACGTGAGATTGTCCTGAATGCGCCGGCTCCGTTCCGAATCGTCCTCTATCGACGAATGATGATTCGCATTACGGAGGAGTTGGCCAGAAGGGAACAGTGTTGGGCATTGGTAACCGGCGATAGCCTGGGCCAAGTGGCGTCGCAAACGCCTCAAAACATCTGTGCGATTGAAGATGCGGCAGAACTGCCGATCCTCCGCCCACTGATCGGCATGGACAAACGAGAGATCATCGACGAAGCCAGGCGGCTCGGCACCTACGAGACATCGATCGAGCCGGACCAGGACTGCTGCAAGCTCTTTGTACCACCCCACCCAAGCACGAAGACACGCCTGGATGATGTACTAAGAATTGAGCGCATGCTGGATATTTCTTCCCTGGTCAAGCGGGGACTGGATAATGCGGAGTTGACGGAGTTGTCGTTTCCCTCCTCAGGGGGGTGA